The proteins below come from a single Miscanthus floridulus cultivar M001 chromosome 1, ASM1932011v1, whole genome shotgun sequence genomic window:
- the LOC136475554 gene encoding probable transmembrane ascorbate ferrireductase 3 translates to MAHGSHHHSILASRVGMVAHVLFLTTAVLMLVWLLHYRGGINIQSEDPEQIFNVHPFVMSWGFILLIGEAILAYSTIPPHIDHRTQKMAHMLIHLVGLILGIFGVYAAFKYHDAAVAPDLMSLHSWIGITAISLFGLQWLFGFVTFWLPGAHTDTRTAAAPAHVMAGLAIFMLAVCAAQTGLVEKSAAAASTTEMKLINVTGIFILLYGVAVASAVALRKAFL, encoded by the exons ATGGCGCACGGGAGCCACCACCACTCCATCTTGGCGTCGCGCGTGGGCATGGTCGCGCACGTGCTGTTCCTGACCACCGCCGTGCTCATGCTCGTCTGGCTGCTGCACTACCGGGGCGGCATCAACATACAGTCCGAGGACCCCGAGCAGATTTTCAAT GTTCATCCATTTGTGATGTCCTGGGGGTTCATTCTTCTGATTGGAGAAG CGATCCTGGCATACTCGACGATCCCTCCGCATATAGACCACCGGACGCAGAAGATGGCGCACATGCTGATCCACCTGGTGGGGCTCATCCTGGGCATCTTCGGTGTGTACGCGGCGTTCAAGTACCATGACGCGGCGGTGGCGCCGGACCTGATGAGCCTCCACTCCTGGATCGGCATCACCGCCATCTCGCTCTTCGGTCTGCAGTGGCTGTTCGGCTTCGTCACCTTCTGGCTACCCGGCGCCCACACGGACACACGCACCGCGGCGGCCCCCGCACACGTCATGGCCGGGCTGGCCATCTTCATGCTCGCCGTGTGCGCCGCACAGACGGGGCTCGTGGAGAAgagcgccgcggccgcctccaccACCGAGATGAAGCTCATCAACGTCACGGGGATCTTCATCCTCCTCTACGGGGTCGCCGTCGCGTCCGCCGTCGCGCTGCGCAAGGCGTTCTTGTAG
- the LOC136475540 gene encoding vacuolar sorting protein 39-like — protein MEQFSDSHVDITYVLSLYPSIVLPQTNIIGEHDKLLDMPELARESSDVTDEMESYSLQLHESDDKSPLEVKKMSHNALAALVKYLQKKRSGIIERATAEVTEEVVSGAVHHSLKLSEPYKPKKLSKKRAQTHTSSIAREMATVLDTSLLQALILTGQSSGAIELLKGLNYCDLKICEEFLKERSEYMVLLELYKSNEMHREALRLLNQLVEESKSEMENTDFNKKFNPQMILEYLRPLCRSDPMLVLESSLYVLERNPSETIQLFLSENVPADLVNSYLKQHAPNLQSTYLELMLSMNDTGINPNLQNELVQLYLSEVLDWYKILKEEGNWTERTYSPTRKKLISTLESNSGYNTDLLLKRLPQDALFEERAILYGKINQHFRALSLYVHKLQMPDRAVAYCDRVYEEREQQPSKSNIYFNLLQIYLNPRKAEKEFEQKIIPVASQYSGIQKASATKLKGGRIGKKVVEIEGADDIRFSPSGTDSGRSDGDGDDVNDGGPIMLNEALELLSQRWDRINGAQALRLLPRDTKLQDLVSFLEPLLRNSSEHRRNYLVIKNLIFRANLQVKEDLYKRCQAVVKIDGDSTCSLCHKRVANSAFAIYPNGQTLVHFVCFKESQQIKAVRGANSVKHR, from the exons ATGGAACAGTTTTCAGATTCACATGTGGACATTACTTACGTTTTATCTCTGTACCCATCTATTGTTCTGCCTCAAACAAATATTATAGGTGAACATGACAAGCTGCTGGACATGCCAGAATTAGCAAGGGAATCCTCTGATGTGACAGATGAGATGGAATCATACTCTTTACAGCTTCATGAATCAGATGATAAATCTCCATTGGAGGTAAAGAAAATGAGTCACAATGCTCTAGCTGCCCTTGTGAAGTATTTGCAGAAGAAAAGAAGTGGAATAATTGAGAGAGCGACGGCTGAAGTAACAGAGGAGGTGGTCTCTGGAGCTGTTCACCACAGCTTAAAATTATCTGAGCCATATAAGCCAAAGAAGCTGAGCAAG aaacgAGCTCAGACACATACAAGCTCTATTGCTAGAGAAATGGCAACTGTACTGGATACTTCTCTGCTTCAAGCTCTTATTCTTACTGGGCAGTCATCAGGGGCAATAGAGCTGTTGAAAGGACTCAATTATTGTGACCTGAAGATATGTGAAGAGTTTTTGAAGGAAAGGAGTGAATATATGGTTTTACTTGAACTCTATAAAAGCAATGAAATGCACCGTGAAGCTCTCCGATTACTCAATCAGTTAGTTGAAGAATCAAAATCTGAGATGGAGAATACAGATTTTAATAAAAAATTTAACCCTCAAATGATACTTGAATATCTCAGG CCCCTTTGTAGATCTGACCCAATGCTGGTTTTAGAGTCTTCCTTGTACGTCCTTGAGCGCAACCCATCAGAAACTATTCAGCTTTTCTTGTCTGAAAATGTTCCAGCAGATTTGGTAAATTCATATCTGAAGCAGCATGCTCCAAATTTGCAGTCAACGTACTTAGAACTAATGCTCTCAATGAATGATACTGGGATCAACCCTAATCTGCAAAACGAGCTG GTGCAACTGTACCTTTCTGAAGTTCTAGACTGGTACAAGATTCTGAAGGAAGAGGGAAACTGGACAGAGAGAACATATTCCCCAACACGGAAGAAGTTAATATCCACATTGGAGAGTAATTCAGGTTACAATACAGACTTACTTCTTAAGCGCCTTCCCCAGGATGCTCTTTTTGAGGAGCGAGCTATATTGTATGGGAAAATAAATCAACACTTCAGAGCGCTCTCTCTCTATGTTCACAAG CTCCAGATGCCAGATCGAGCAGttgcatattgtgaccgtgtttATGAGGAAAGAGAACAACAACCATCCAAGTCAAATATCTATTTTAATCTTCTGCAAATTTATCTGAACCCAAGAAAAGCTGAAAAGGAATTTGAGCAGAAAATTATTCCAGTTGCATCACAATACTCTGGAATCCAAAAGGCTAGTGCTACTAAGCTCAAAGGGGGGCGCATAGGTAAAAAGGTTGTTGAGATTGAGGGGGCTGATGACATACGCTTTAGCCCCAGTGGAACAGATAGTGGCCGAAGTGATGGTGATGGAGATGATGTAAATGACGGAGGCCCTATAATGTTAAATGAAGCACTGGAACTGTTAAGCCAACGGTGGGACAGAATAAATGGTGCTCAGGCTCTTAGGCTGTTACCAAGAGACACTAAACTCCAG GATCTTGTATCATTTCTTGAGCCACTATTGCGGAACTCTAGTGAACATCGGCGCAATTACTTGGTTATCAAAAACTTGATTTTCCGGGCAAACTTGCAG GTCAAGGAGGATCTGTATAAGCGGTGTCAAGCTGTTGTCAAGATTGATGGAGATAGTACGTGTTCTCTTTGCCATAAGCGTGTTGCAAATAGTGCTTTTGCAATATATCCAAATGGACAGACTTTGGTGCATTTTGTCTGCTTTAAAGAATCACAGCAAATTAAGGCTGTCAGAGGAGCAAACTCTGTGAAACATAGATAA
- the LOC136475532 gene encoding probable methyltransferase At1g29790, producing the protein MSITRLAASYVDPGTGVPLRRKILYVVVLLGSNLATFLLSFYYSSCATPPKMATPTTTTVPEQPVDLPLEFHAFAGPHALPYGRNTNWGTAELRPPVGHPCLAFPDLLAAFMSYPVNASCPDDELPAQRLLLRGCEPLPRRRCRPAAPPDPAPPLPFPDALWSTPPDRSVHWSAYTCKSFRCLVDRARSPRFDDCKDCFDLAGGRERYRWLNATDKKRNPLNFSIDEVLASASPPGSVRIGLDIGGGSGTFAVRMREHGVTVVATTVNLNGPFSTFVAARGIVPLYVSVAARLPFFDNTLDIVHSMHVLSGWIPPVALQFSLFDVYRVLRPGGLFWLDHFFCGEAEMAAYVDVIESVGFGKLRWVTGSKLDKGPERKEMYLSALLEKPLKNSWRH; encoded by the coding sequence ATGTCCATCACAAGGTTGGCCGCGTCGTACGTGGACCCCGGCACCGGAGTCCCCCTCCGCCGCAAGATCCTTTACGTCGTCGTGCTCCTCGGCTCCAACCTCGCCACGTTCCTCCTCTCCTTCTACTATTCTTCCTGCGCGACGCCGCCGAAAATGGCTACTCCAACGACCACCACCGTCCCGGAGCAGCCGGTGGACCTCCCGCTGGAGTTCCACGCGTTCGCGGGGCCGCACGCGCTACCGTACGGGCGCAACACCAACTGGGGCACCGCCGAGCTGCGGCCGCCCGTGGGCCACCCGTGCCTGGCCTTCCCGGACCTGCTCGCCGCCTTCATGTCGTACCCCGTCAACGCCTCCTGCCCCGACGACGAGCTCCCCGCGCAGCGGCTCCTCCTCCGCGGCTGCGAGCccctgccgcgccgccgctgccgccccgccgcgccgccggacccggcgccgccgctgccgttcCCGGACGCGCTCTGGTCCACGCCGCCCGACCGCTCCGTGCACTGGTCCGCCTACACGTGCAAGTCCTTCCGCTGCCTCGTCGACCGCGCGCGCTCCCCGCGCTTCGACGACTGCAAGGACTGCTTCGACCTCGCCGGCGGCCGGGAGCGGTACCGCTGGCTCAACGCCACGGACAAGAAGAGGAACCCGCTCAACTTCTCCATCGACGAGGTGCTCGCGTCGGCGTCCCCGCCGGGGTCCGTCCGCATCGGGCTCGACATCGGCGGCGGCTCCGGCACCTTCGCAGTGCGCATGCGCGAGCACGGCGTCACCGTGGTGGCCACCACCGTGAACCTCAACGGCCCCTTCAGCACCTTCGTGGCCGCGCGCGGGATCGTGCCGCTCTACGTCAGCGTCGCTGCGCGACTGCCCTTCTTCGACAACACGCTGGACATCGTGCACTCCATGCACGTGCTCAGCGGCTGGATCCCGCCCGTCGCGCTGCAGTTCTCTCTGTTCGACGTGTACCGGGTGCTCCGGCCCGGCGGCCTGTTCTGGCTGGACCACTTCTTCTGCGGGGAGGCGGAGATGGCGGCGTACGTGGATGTAATAGAGAGCGTCGGGTTCGGCAAGCTGAGGTGGGTGACAGGTAGTAAGCTCGACAAGGGACCGGAGAGGAAGGAGATGTACCTCTCGGCATTGCTAGAGAAGCCGCTCAAGAACTCGTGGCGCCATTAA